The segment TATGGATAATATTATAAAGTGTCTTACCCCTCGCTTTTATCCTACTCATCGTAACAATATTACTATTAAAAataggaaaataattttaaaaaatgttattgaaaaaaaattaaaaagggtaaaaaaaatatcgaaaaaaaaacgctaaaGCCTAGATAAAAAAAACTCCCATACTTGCATACTGGATTCCAGATTGCATAAGTTAAACCCCTTCTTTCTCTCGGTTGTCCCACAAGAATTAGTTCTGGGGTTTAATTTGGAGGTAATTCTTCAACAGcacaaaaatgcaaaataattgTAGTAACTGTTACAGAAAAATCAAACGAAATACGCTTGCGAATACGTTTCTTTTCCTCGTGAAAATCTAATTAAATATGTTTTAGTCGTAAAAATCTAGCTTATGTTCGTTCTGAATCATTCTATCTTAAGATTAAGGCTACCGGTTTGCAAGAAAGAAAAGCcatcaaagttgtttgcctcgttttCTATCCATTTCTTTAATATAATTGCACTCCGCTTTGTGAAAACATCACGCAGGATGTAGAGCGATGCCGCCTGTATATACATATAAGTTATATTTACATCTGATAATTTTCCTGTTCTATGTTTGCAACACACATGTTGGATTGAAGCAGGTTGAAGCCGTCATTACTTCTATACGAACAGTCAACTTGTTTTACACAAGTTCTTACCCATGCAGAATGTTTTACTCAGTCGACAATATAAATGTCTATCATGCATAAAAAGGCGTATAAAATGAAGATCACTGTACTATAACTTATAATTATTGGTACTTTTAATGTATTCATAGAACCTTAGTGACTAATTTTATTGACTTCTCATTAAGTGAGGTCGACTAATTACATTAGCTATATTTATTGCATTTGTTCTTTATTTCGTTCCAGTAAACCAGTACCACCGGATGCCGAAACTTTACGCATACGATGACTACGATCAATGCGTGGATGCATACAACACTCCAGACCCGGTATACTGTGTGGCTCGTTCGGTTATCAAACCGGATAATCAATCCGAGCTTTGGAAATTTATTCAGGTAATGTTCAAGAAACCCCAAAAACCTGCGGTGGTACACAAAAATTGCATAAATGCGACCTTCGCGATTGCATCACGAACACTTCTGTTCTACTTTGTAACTTAAATGGCTGTTATGACAAGCAATCAAGTGAACTATGTGCGACAATAGGGGATAATCCAATAAATAAAACAAGTTTTCATCAATGAATGCAGCTAAAGTTGAACGGCTAGTATTGGTTTCTCTTGCTACGCTAACCTTTTAATAATGTGTGCGCGAGATATAGTTTGATCTTATAATAATTATGATAATTGTGCCGGTTAGTATTTACAAATAATGACAATTGTGATTATAGTCGTTAATCTGTCGTTCGGATCGTACACTTAACACCACATGTATGATCTTCAAACTCAGACAAATGAAgagtaaattttaaaatgtaTCGCAAAAAATAAGTATTAATGCGTTAAAAATGTTCATTAAAACTTGTTGATCCAATATTGCAGGACTTTACCAGCGACACCTACAGACACTTTCGACACGATCATTTGGACAGAGGTTTATGCGTCGATCAGTGTCGCCGCTTAGTAGCCAGCCTCGACAATGAAACCCTCCAGCAATTGTACGTTGAGAAGTTTGATATTGATTTCCCGGTAAGACTAGAGTGTCTGCCCTGTGATTCCCCATGACAAATAATCCCAATACCATTCTCTTCCCTAGTATATTCTTCAATCACAAGCGTTTGAAAACGTAATCCACGATCAAAGCAAGTACGGTAGACTGATCAATATTTGCGAAAACTACATCCTGAAAAAGGTTTACAATCTAACGGCATACACGGAAATTGAGTATTGCGCCCGTTCCGAACGAAAAACCAACATCGATTTGCTGGATATGAGCTTTATAGCCATTTCGGTGCTGCTGATTTTTCTGGTTTGCGCATCCAGTTGGTTTGACTATCGCATGAACAAAAGCAAGGAAAATGAACACTATACTCAGGAAATACCCAGCAGATGTAGGATCTCTAATTTAGTCTCATTTTAAGAACGAGTACTAATATTTTACGTTTTTCTCAGCAACAATGCTTCTCGTCTCTTTCTCAATAAAAAGGAACTGGTATCGGCTGATAAGCCGATCCAAGGATCAACTGAATGAAGATTTGCGGTTCTTCCAGACATTTCGATTCTTTACGTTTTTCCTCGTTGTAGTTGGACACTGTGTCAACAAATTCACCGTAACACCAATCAGTAACCCGTATGACCTCGAGCGAGAGTATTACGATCCCCTTTCGATGGCAATGATCAACGGATCGCAGATCGTACAGACGTTTTTCGAGATGAGTGGATTTCTGTTGAGTATCCACTTTTTCACGAACTGCTCCCGAATGAAAACGGTTCCGTGGACGGTGGTTTTGGGAGTGGTTTTCTACCGTTTCGTGAGGTAAGACCCGTCCAACAAAGAACAGTGGTTTTTAGTAAGTATAGCAATTATTTGTTGGGATTTCTACAGACTGACTCCTGCATATGCGTACGTTATTTTGCTCCATGCTACGTGGTTTCCGAAGCTACAGGACGGTCCACTGTGGAAACGTGGAACAGAGGCGGAGAAATATTTCTGCAGAAAGAATTGGTGGACTAACCTGCTCTATGTTAACAACTATGTTAACTCTGATGAACCGGTAAGTAATTTAATTATAAGGTTGTTGAGTTTCTATACCAGTTTCTTTACAGTGTTTACAACAAGCGTGGTATCTAGCCTGTGACTATCAACTGTTTACACTGGGATTGATCATGGTAGTTGCTATCACCAAGTAAGTATGACCATCACACGTCAGATTTCTTCGCGAATTCAAAGTTCACTACTTTTGCAGATACCCCAAGCAGAGGACCGCAATAATTTCAACCGCGATAAGCTTGACGTACATTGTTCCAGCTCTCGTGATATATTTCGGTGATTTCGACGGAGCCTTCATCAATCGATTACAGTTAGTCCTACATGCCTTCACACAGGAAATTCGCCCATTGTAGTTATAACTAACTTATTTGTTTCGCAGAGATCAACGATTTCTGTACTGGTTCGATAGAATGTATCAATTAGTGTACATCCCGTTTCATACCAATATGGGCTGCTATTTCGGGGGAGTCATTTTGGGTATTATCTACTACAAACAACGAAAGCTCAGGCACAGCGGAAACAAATCTTGGGTAAGTACCCAGTTTGAACCATTTgattaaaactaacttcaaCCTCTTCGATTACAGTACATGAAATTACTTTGGTATGGCACCGCACCGGTCGGAGTGCTTTGCCTGATGAGCAATTCAATCTTTTACTTGTATAACTTCGAGAAGCCCTCGATTTGGATGGCCATCTACTATCCGATAATGAAAAACATGTGGGTCTTTCTCGGAGCCATGATGCTGTATGGAATAATTTACGAGTATAGCAAGGTGATTAAAGGTTTCCTGAACTTCTCAATTTTTGTACCACTTGGAAGACTCACCTATTGTGCGTACGTGTGTCACGTATTTATGATGAAAAATGTCTTCTTCGGCACCAGAGAAGTGGGATATTACAGCAAGATGGCCCTGGTAAAAGAATTCCTCAATTTTCGTTTCAATCCTTCAACTTAACTAATTGGTCTTGTTACAGTTTTCCAAAGTAATAACCATTGTGGTGACAGCGTATTTTCTGGGCCTTATACTGGCCCTTACTTTGGAGCTTCCAGCCACCGCAATTCAGAAACACTTGTACGCGAACAAGATTCGTAAGTATTATTGGAATAAAACACAGCTATTTTTTATCAATTGTTTTTCATTCACTAGAAGAGGCAACTAGAGCTCCAGATCCAGAACCGGTTGAACATCGGAAGAGGGATGAGAGTATAGAGCAAaatggacatttgtcaccttaaGCTTTATTCAACTAAACAAAGATTGAATTAAAAGACTGTATAACTAGGTATAAGCAGAACtcaaataataactttttaataAGAATCATAAATAATTACTGCTTCTATATCACATACAATAGATGAATGAATGAGGTCATTGGTTGAataggattaatatctttttttaaattttcaatcctGTTCTATTACATTCACACATGTGTTGTATTTAAAATTGACTCTATTTAACTTTTTCTGCTTTCtttatattatactagctgacccgacaaacttcgtattgccacaaattaacctgtgttgtacataaatcatgaatttcggatgatctttgtcacaatctcgagttttgaaagcctcccagtgggcggcgcttccgacggcgggtcatcggcaacactcgcgaccgtctcgtcctgaatgatctagttgtactatagatagtttttgtggtcttgtattgactaatgttttatggaagagtctcgaatttctcgttcgattagtttttgagtttcgcaaaaatttctgttttatttgtatgagagtccatattcccctaccacaggggtgagaggtctctaactatcgtaaaatgaattcaagactccaaaatcttccacatgccaaatttggttccatttgcttgattagttctcaagttataaggaaatttgaatttcatttgtatgggagctcccctcttaaaaggagaaggggtcgtaattcaccatagaaaaatttctgccatctaaaactcccacatgccaaatttggttccatttgattgattagttctcgagataagaggaaatttgcatttcatttgtatggaagcccaccctcttaaaggggagatgggccataactcgctttctaaagaagagaggggtctcaattcaccatagaaaaaaatcttgcttctaaaaccacttacatgtcaaatttggttccatttgcttgattagttcttgagttatgaggaaatttgtttttcatttgtataggagccccccccccctcttaaagtggggaaatccatagaaaatataccattgaaaatattcttgcctacaaaaacacccacatgataaatttggttccatttgcttgattagctctagagttatgaggaaatttgaatttcatttgtataggagccccctctcctaaagtgggtaggggtcccaattcatcatagaaaaaaattttgtctccaaaaacacccacgtgctaaattttgttccatttgcttgattagttctcgagttatgaggaaatttgtatttcgtttgtataggagccccccctcttaaagttgggaggggtcctaattcaccatagaaaatattcttaccctcgaaactttcacatgccaaatttgatttcatttgcttgattagttctcaagttatgaagaaatttgtatttcgtttgtataggagccccccctcttaaagttgggaggggtcctaattcaccatagaaaatattcttaccctcgaaaactttcacatgccaaatttgatttcatttgcttgattagttctcgagttatgaggaaatttgcatttcatttgtataggagccccccttcctaaagtggggaggggtcccaattcatcatagaaaaaatttgtctccaaaaacacccacgtgccaaattttgttccatttgcttgattagttctcgagttatgaggaaatttgtatttcatttgtataggagccccccttcctaaagtgaggaggggtcccagttcatcatagaaaaaatttttgtctccaaaaacacccacatgtcaaatttggttccatttgcttgattagttctcgagttatgaggaaaattgtgtttctttggtacaggagcccccccctcttaaagtggggaggggtcctaatttactatagaaaatattcttgccctcgaaaactttcacatgccaaatttgattccatttgcttgattagttctcgagttatgaggaaatttatatggaagcccccccccctttgaaagAGGAGAGgcgttataattccccttataaagaggggaggggtctcaatttaccatagaataaattcttgtcaccggaaacacccacatgccaaattttgttctatttgcttgattagtggtcgagttatgcagatatttgtgtttcatttgtatgggagccccccctcttagtggggggaggggttactAACCattactaaaacctttcctggccccaaaaaacctctacatgcatactttcatgccgattggttcagtagttttcgattctataagtagcatacggacagacagacagacagacagacagacagaaatccttctttataggtatagattatatccgaataatgctatattttcattATTGTGAATTATTTCGTAGATTTTGGTGGAATTTCTTAAAAACGCAAAACCGGATAAAAAGGAAATTGTACAACCCCTTATAAGCGGGACGTATTTCAAACTCCTCCAATACTTGCGAGTTGAgttatatgggtcattccatctcaaacgtaccgtgaccgctcctaattctgcgcatttttcttaatacagtagtttaccgattttatctacctatccgaaaatttttggtagacatatttggaaagtagacaaatttggggaaaaataaattgctccaaaataattcaaatgaacaaaaaatattgttattattaatttttttttcaattatgtattatttcagcgtaattgtacgcatagggctcattttattcatatcaaccattagtcataatgcatgtcaactcagcaatattatgaaaaaagtcatatcgaaattcaaaattgttccgattttattcaaattttgtgtacttgatcctttgcagtaaattttagatccgtattttcatttggtacttagggttctcttttctgagtcaatgtGGTCCCAAAAGATGccattttttccacctttctttctttaaaaattcataacttttgatccattgaaccgatttaaattatgttaataccaaatggaaagtattttaatgagcttttcagaaaaaaatattagacTGAAGCCCAAACTTtctttttattatcgcaaaaacatcGAAAAGaatcacttttttttatttccatggtgtgtagaccaaagaaactctaagttttcataaagcgtcgagaatacaatggagactcatggtttttgtttttgcttgtaataaaaggggtttttgacaaagaaatgtgTCTCAtataaaacgccatgcgagtccattgcatttaCGCATCTTTATTCCTTAAaaaaaagagtatctcaaaaactgaaaatgttacAGGTCTATTTTTTGATCGTATGTAAACAATTAGCTTTCCATTGAAAGTACATAAcatacatgaaaaaataaaaaacgaatatattaaatgttttaagtgattttaagaggCTCCTactaaaaatgtttttgcagtcatcaaaaattttgaacgtcagtttattgtttttttttctgtaaagctcattaaaataccttttatttggtaataaaattattaaaatcggttcaatggatcaaaaattatgaatttaaaaaaaagataatcttttgattagaatttttaaagaaagaaaggtgacagccatagtttctagcggagacggggtgtgcccgttaacgttacggtatagaaaaatctcacaaaggatcataatgaaatgttaaaaatatgcgttacagAATATTTGTTACTTGAAATGATAAATGTTACAGAataagttactttgcgtatttgacttcagcattattatacccattctatgtataattacataccaGAGATGCCATAGTAAGCTATAAAATACAAATAAGtattctctgttatgcataaatttatgaaatctttcaaattttcatgcctcatggttgaaatgacaatttaaaaaaaaggtagataaaaccgggtctaaatggtagacaaaaccggggtacctaaaatcgggtgtagattaaaccaggtgtagatataatcggaataccactgtatatgtatatttcaacattgtgcgtaactatgaccattgtgttatttttttataaactcCTGTTGAAAATCACGCCATTATTCACgaaagggccataatatttgacagcgaaataaattaaactgaaactgaaagtattttatacctcagaaaacaacgtcgttggcgccaacgctaaaactgtcattctagaaaattaacaaatttatgatcgaaattccttGCAATTATCAAATTACCCAACatagttagaaagaataattagttttagtcatgttttagacaaaaaaagtgattgcatgccttgcttttgttgaaaaaatgcgacgcagtagtgcgcagatttaggcacagattttttattcatgttccaaattctgcgcagtaatgtatccttcgaagaattcgcgaaagaatacctcacccaaatggctgaggtatagaggcatgaatattcaagtagaacctttaacttgcattgattggagtCCTGTGTTGCGACTCGGGGTCCGTGCGAGCGCCAATTTATGGAACtatgctttctgatttttttttttgaatgtccaACTTCACGGAGCTGTCAGGTAGTGGCgaagtggtttctacatgaaaacacaatttttaatatttgtctaaagtgtaatattcagtatgcagaaaacccgaatcaactcgcccttcacgttatcgagaataaaatatttaaaataagccaatcaaaATGATTACAATATTCttgtgccacctggacagcacaacaacgccaaatcatggatttatttatggtaatggctgatgccagatttttgacgTGCTTTTAGCGTAAAAAGACATAAACAACATGGTATGAGTGTTTATtattactttttaggtgcgcagaattaggaacaagcatgcgcagaattaggaacatgggcaagagagtgcgcagaattaggcaccgtggataagtttacaaaacaaaaaatatacgcaattgttggtcgacttttaattcccatgttttttaccagatactatagaccgtagcactacacgttgctgttaTTAACGTTAGTAATTTaagtctagaatacttataatagcggaagaatcataaaaatgtcttaactgcgcagaatatggcacgttcacggtacacaaaaatcggaaaaattggatccgaccatcagcgatttcaaccaaagttggcataattgttcattccgaccccataaccaatttcccaaagttttgcgtcgattgatcaatccccctagcagtggcgctacttcctttttacagattttcaaaaaaagtcatttttcgggtttaaatatcgctgaaacagtttgatgtgaagacatgccaatatactttttctatgaatttttggccgcgcaatcgaatgatgttagcagtttttatctaatttgtcaacatcatacatttttttgcaatttaaaacgaaaaatgcgaatatctcaaaacacccccaattttattttcaaattaatatgcttaaaatgttcgccagaaaattctacacaagaatcacttaactagaaaaaacaatattggtagtttgggagatatggagttttgaatatctggggcatgcgtaattctatctgaattgttagtgaaaatatgtttaaacacgtctacctaaaacttccggacattttcatgactaaataaggtattttgatgaaaaagatgcattttcaacatataatcaacataataaatttccatgttctggatacttttgtataaatttaaataaaagtaacaatttcgtacaaatttttatagttttattatttaattttgctagttatttgtgcaatataacgcattgttatgtcgactaatgtggTATTTCACTCCTGAGATTATTCTAAACTTTGAAgcaatttcgaaacttgaaaatggcttcgttaaccctctaacgggtaagaccgtctgtagacggcaaCACCACTTGATTACGGTAAAAGAACTACGAGTGACTCGTTCGAAgagattaaattttctttctttgttGCAGAAGGTAAAAATGATAATCTTGTGCTCCGACAAAAAACTGTTCAGTATCGATGCTGTGTTCAATAGCCGCACAGATCGGTTTATTTCTCCGAAGGTATTTGAGGATGTTCCGGAGAGAGCATAGTTTAAGTTCCAATCCTACCCCATAGCAGTCCGGATCTTGACCCGTTGGATTGTCCGATTTGGGCGTATGTTGAAGCCAGGGGACTGACAACCCTATCCTTTTCAACGTCAACTGACAGCAACGCACATATCGCGGGCCGTTTTGAATACGGCCCAAAACAAACACCTGTCATTGctgatttttgctttgttttgatcgTGCCGGTGCGTTCATATGTTATATGCAAAAATCAGCAATGACAGGTGTTTGTTTTGGGCCGTATTCAAAACGGCCCGCGATATGTGCGTTGCTGTCAGTTGACGTTGAAaaggatagggttgccagtcccctGGCTTCAACATACGCCCAAATCGGATAATGCAACGGGTCAAGATCCGGACTGCTATGGGGTAGGATTGGAACTTAAACTATGCTCTCTCCGGAACATCCTCAAATACCTTCGGAGAAATAAACCGATCTGTGCGGCTATTGAACACAGCATCGATACTGAACAGTTTTTTGTCGGAGcacaaaattatcatttttaccTTCTGCaacaaagaaagaaaatttaatctcTTCGAACGAGTCACTCATAGTTCTTTTACCGTAATCAAGTGGTGTTTCACTCTAGCTCCGAAAGATACGTGAAAATAAGTGTTTTTTGAGAAATAAGTCATTAGTTAAATAAATTAATCTAATATGTGACTAGAAAAAGGATTGTAAAATTATTTCTAAATACACATAGTTCTAAAAAAAGAATTGACTAGAAAAAAATCCATGGATTTAACTGTTTTTCTAAGATTTACCCTCCTTTAtccacagacttcgcaaccggctgtGAGATAGATTCCAGAACAATCACTGGCTACTAAGTTCAATGGTCCTATCTgacaagcaccgcctagccgagatttgaacatacgacgactgacataatacgttgttgttgttattggtgtattaggactttttaagcacaaggcgttcattcgagtcctaactgacttattagaccagcatcgtaccttgaagctaactgggcgattgGGAATTGACAATATTAC is part of the Sabethes cyaneus chromosome 2, idSabCyanKW18_F2, whole genome shotgun sequence genome and harbors:
- the LOC128736916 gene encoding nose resistant to fluoxetine protein 6-like isoform X1 — encoded protein: MNANRNCLIFSSLVVFLAGCTVRGESFIDLNQYHRMPKLYAYDDYDQCVDAYNTPDPVYCVARSVIKPDNQSELWKFIQDFTSDTYRHFRHDHLDRGLCVDQCRRLVASLDNETLQQLYVEKFDIDFPYILQSQAFENVIHDQSKYGRLINICENYILKKVYNLTAYTEIEYCARSERKTNIDLLDMSFIAISVLLIFLVCASSWFDYRMNKSKENEHYTQEIPSRSTMLLVSFSIKRNWYRLISRSKDQLNEDLRFFQTFRFFTFFLVVVGHCVNKFTVTPISNPYDLEREYYDPLSMAMINGSQIVQTFFEMSGFLLSIHFFTNCSRMKTVPWTVVLGVVFYRFVRLTPAYAYVILLHATWFPKLQDGPLWKRGTEAEKYFCRKNWWTNLLYVNNYVNSDEPCLQQAWYLACDYQLFTLGLIMVVAITKYPKQRTAIISTAISLTYIVPALVIYFGDFDGAFINRLQDQRFLYWFDRMYQLVYIPFHTNMGCYFGGVILGIIYYKQRKLRHSGNKSWYMKLLWYGTAPVGVLCLMSNSIFYLYNFEKPSIWMAIYYPIMKNMWVFLGAMMLYGIIYEYSKVIKGFLNFSIFVPLGRLTYCAYVCHVFMMKNVFFGTREVGYYSKMALFSKVITIVVTAYFLGLILALTLELPATAIQKHLYANKIQEATRAPDPEPVEHRKRDESIEQNGHLSP
- the LOC128736916 gene encoding nose resistant to fluoxetine protein 6-like isoform X2, coding for MNANRNCLIFSSLVVFLAGCTVRGESFIDLNQYHRMPKLYAYDDYDQCVDAYNTPDPVYCVARSVIKPDNQSELWKFIQDFTSDTYRHFRHDHLDRGLCVDQCRRLVASLDNETLQQLYVEKFDIDFPYILQSQAFENVIHDQSKYGRLINICENYILKKVYNLTAYTEIEYCARSERKTNIDLLDMSFIAISVLLIFLVCASSWFDYRMNKSKENEHYTQEIPSRSTMLLVSFSIKRNWYRLISRSKDQLNEDLRFFQTFRFFTFFLVVVGHCVNKFTVTPISNPYDLEREYYDPLSMAMINGSQIVQTFFEMSGFLLSIHFFTNCSRMKTVPWTVVLGVVFYRFVRLTPAYAYVILLHATWFPKLQDGPLWKRGTEAEKYFCRKNWWTNLLYVNNYVNSDEPCLQQAWYLACDYQLFTLGLIMVVAITKYPKQRTAIISTAISLTYIVPALVIYFGDFDGAFINRLQDQRFLYWFDRMYQLVYIPFHTNMGCYFGGVILGIIYYKQRKLRHSGNKSWYMKLLWYGTAPVGVLCLMSNSIFYLYNFEKPSIWMAIYYPIMKNMWVFLGAMMLYGIIYEYSKVIKGFLNFSIFVPLGRLTYCAYVCHVFMMKNVFFGTREVGYYSKMALFSKVITIVVTAYFLGLILALTLELPATAIQKHLYANKIQATRAPDPEPVEHRKRDESIEQNGHLSP